A single window of Gossypium hirsutum isolate 1008001.06 chromosome A10, Gossypium_hirsutum_v2.1, whole genome shotgun sequence DNA harbors:
- the LOC107896118 gene encoding FCS-Like Zinc finger 17, with translation MAVKLNSSPFKVEEKSNPMPQDTANLSNKISSCSSVVVGLRILTQTSLVKSNAVVVKPAFKISLPGSLNHHRLRSPADDSCFLKSCHLCCKNLSLDKEVYMYRGDQGFCSIKCREKQIVMDEMRELEQSTKQMIAKAGHYRHCSAAASGRREVHLLLEDLRRRNQSSPHESQTHWAIVS, from the exons ATGGCTGTGAAACTTAACAGTAGTCCTTTCAAGGTGGAAGAAAAAAGCAACCCAATGCCTCAAGATACTGCAAACCTTAGCAACAAGATCAGCTCCTGCTCATCAGTTGTTGTTGGGCTTAGAATCCTCACCCAGACTTCACTGGTCAAATCTAATGCCGTGGTAGTTAAACCCGCATTCAAAATCAGCCTTCCCGGCTCTCTAAACCATCACCGTCTCCGGTCTCCGGCCGATGATTCTTGCTTTCTCAAATCATGTCATTTATGCTGCAAGAACTTGAGCCTCGATAAAGAAGTTTACATGTACAG GGGTGATCAAGGCTTCTGCAGCATAAAGTGTAGGGAAAAGCAAATTGTGATGGATGAAATGAGGGAACTGGAACAGTCTACTAAACAAATGATTGCTAAAGCGGGTCATTATAGGCATTGTAGTGCCGCCGCCTCCGGCCGGCGAGAGGTCCATCTCCTCCTAGAGGATCTTCGCCGAAGAAACCAATCATCACCTCATGAAAGCCAAACGCACTGGGCAATTGTTTCATAG